The following proteins are co-located in the Siansivirga zeaxanthinifaciens CC-SAMT-1 genome:
- the gldA gene encoding gliding motility-associated ABC transporter ATP-binding subunit GldA has translation MSIEVVGVSKRYGNQKALNNISFQIEKPEIVGFLGPNGAGKSTMMKILTTFLPFDEGTAKVNGVFVNENKTLVQQSVGYLPEHNPLYLDMYVKEYLSFNASVYNVKKERIEAVIQLTGLTPEAHKKIGQLSKGYRQRVGLANALLHDPEVLILDEPTTGLDPNQLVDIRNLIKTIGETKTVFLSTHIMQEVEAMCDRVIIINKGEIVADKKLKELYEGKDQIVVVEFDYRVEDAFLLKLPKVKSVKNTHGFIYEISFSTSQDMRGHVFDFAHDNQLKILQLNQKNSSLETLFRDLTS, from the coding sequence ATGTCTATTGAAGTAGTTGGAGTTTCAAAACGATACGGAAATCAGAAAGCATTAAACAACATTAGTTTTCAAATTGAAAAGCCAGAAATAGTTGGTTTTTTAGGTCCTAACGGGGCCGGAAAATCGACCATGATGAAAATTCTAACAACGTTTTTGCCTTTTGATGAAGGCACGGCAAAAGTAAACGGTGTTTTTGTAAACGAAAACAAAACGTTGGTGCAGCAAAGTGTTGGCTATTTACCGGAACATAATCCGTTGTATTTAGACATGTATGTTAAAGAATATTTAAGCTTTAATGCCTCTGTTTACAATGTAAAAAAAGAACGTATTGAAGCAGTCATTCAACTTACAGGCTTAACACCCGAAGCTCATAAAAAAATAGGCCAACTATCTAAAGGGTATCGCCAGCGTGTTGGTTTGGCAAATGCATTACTACATGATCCAGAAGTTTTAATTTTAGATGAACCTACCACCGGTTTAGACCCCAACCAATTGGTTGATATTAGAAACTTAATTAAAACTATTGGGGAAACGAAAACGGTTTTTCTATCTACTCACATTATGCAAGAAGTAGAAGCCATGTGCGACCGAGTAATTATTATAAATAAGGGTGAAATTGTAGCCGACAAAAAACTCAAAGAACTATATGAAGGAAAAGATCAAATTGTAGTTGTGGAGTTCGATTATCGGGTTGAAGATGCGTTTCTATTAAAACTTCCTAAAGTTAAATCGGTTAAAAACACCCATGGTTTTATTTACGAAATATCCTTCTCTACATCGCAAGATATGCGTGGGCATGTGTTTGATTTTGCACACGATAATCAATTAAAAATTTTACAACTCAATCAAAAAAATAGCAGCCTAGAAACACTTTTTAGAGATTTAACTTCTTAA
- a CDS encoding head GIN domain-containing protein has translation MKNLIYIFILVFLFSCDNENSGDCFQETGAIIQEEVSLGSFNKILVNRDVELILKEGLPQKIIVETGKNLFNDVVAEVIDNQLVLTDNNTCNYVRSYGVTKVYVTAPNITEIRSSTQYDISSDGVLTYPLLRILSENFSQPNAFAVGNFNLEIDNNSFYVLFNGASNCFVSGKTNNLDVSFSAGSSRFEGENLIAQEVTFWNRGSNDMIVNPQQSITGIIVGVGNVISVNKPPVINVEALYKGRLIFK, from the coding sequence ATGAAAAACTTAATTTACATATTTATATTAGTTTTTTTGTTTTCATGTGATAATGAGAATTCAGGCGATTGTTTTCAGGAAACTGGTGCTATTATTCAGGAGGAAGTCTCTTTGGGTAGTTTTAATAAAATTCTGGTAAATCGGGATGTCGAATTGATTTTAAAAGAAGGTTTGCCGCAAAAAATAATTGTTGAAACTGGTAAGAATTTATTTAACGATGTCGTCGCTGAGGTTATAGATAATCAATTGGTGTTAACCGACAATAATACCTGTAATTATGTGCGAAGCTATGGCGTTACAAAAGTATATGTTACAGCACCTAATATTACCGAAATTAGAAGTTCTACACAATATGACATCAGCTCCGATGGGGTTTTAACCTATCCTTTATTAAGAATTTTATCTGAAAATTTTTCGCAACCAAATGCTTTTGCCGTTGGTAATTTTAATTTGGAAATAGATAACAATTCGTTTTATGTTCTTTTTAATGGAGCTTCAAACTGTTTTGTTTCTGGTAAAACAAATAATTTAGATGTTTCGTTTTCTGCAGGAAGTTCGCGATTTGAAGGCGAAAATTTAATAGCCCAAGAGGTGACGTTTTGGAACAGGGGTTCTAATGATATGATTGTAAATCCGCAACAATCAATAACAGGTATAATAGTAGGTGTAGGAAATGTTATTTCTGTTAATAAACCACCTGTTATTAATGTCGAGGCATTGTATAAGGGCCGATTAATTTTTAAATAG
- the rsgA gene encoding ribosome small subunit-dependent GTPase A yields the protein MTGLVYKSTGSWYTVKTALGETYECRIKGKFRMKGIKSTNPIAVGDYVDFQLETDNDQVSGIINNIHDRKNYIVRKSVNLSKQTHIIASNIDQVFLMITINNPPTLTSFIDRFLVTANAYSVKTVLLFNKIDVYDEETLNEVRYLAHVYRKIGYECIGVSAISGKNIDKVKDLMHNKVSMFSGHSGVGKSTLVNAIEPDLNIKTKAISTLHMQGQHTTTFAEMFDLSFGGQIIDTPGIKGFGVVDMEKEEVGDYFPEIFALKQDCKFNNCLHIKEPNCAVKEALENDDIAFSRYRSYVQIVEGEDEHYRTDNWERE from the coding sequence ATGACAGGACTCGTTTATAAATCTACAGGAAGTTGGTACACCGTTAAAACCGCATTGGGTGAGACCTATGAATGCCGTATAAAAGGTAAATTTCGTATGAAAGGTATTAAAAGTACCAACCCCATTGCTGTAGGTGATTATGTCGATTTTCAACTGGAAACAGACAACGATCAAGTGTCGGGAATTATTAATAATATTCACGACCGTAAAAACTATATTGTTAGAAAATCGGTTAATTTATCGAAACAAACACATATAATAGCATCTAATATCGATCAGGTATTTTTAATGATAACTATTAATAACCCTCCAACCCTAACCAGTTTTATAGATAGGTTTTTGGTAACTGCGAATGCTTATTCGGTTAAAACGGTTTTACTTTTTAATAAAATTGATGTTTATGACGAAGAAACCCTAAACGAAGTGCGATATCTTGCTCACGTTTATCGTAAAATTGGTTACGAATGCATAGGTGTTTCGGCTATTTCGGGAAAAAATATCGACAAAGTAAAAGACCTCATGCATAATAAAGTGAGTATGTTTTCTGGACATTCTGGCGTTGGCAAATCGACTTTGGTAAATGCCATTGAACCCGATTTAAACATAAAAACCAAAGCCATATCTACCCTACACATGCAAGGCCAGCATACAACAACTTTTGCAGAAATGTTCGATTTAAGTTTTGGGGGACAAATTATCGATACTCCTGGGATAAAAGGATTTGGGGTGGTTGACATGGAAAAGGAAGAAGTGGGCGATTATTTTCCAGAGATTTTTGCTTTAAAACAAGATTGTAAATTTAATAATTGCTTACATATTAAAGAGCCAAATTGCGCCGTAAAAGAAGCGTTAGAAAATGATGATATTGCTTTTTCCCGATATCGCAGTTATGTGCAAATAGTAGAGGGCGAAGACGAGCATTACAGAACAGATAATTGGGAGCGCGAATAA
- a CDS encoding prephenate dehydrogenase — translation MKNIYIIGIGLIGGSLAKDIKKLHPDAVIHGISRKESTLDEALSLNLIDKKATLDDVAKADLVIIAIPVDATVKILPSVLDRISDTGLVVDAGSTKVDICKVVENHPKRRNFLAMHPIAGTEYSGPSAAISGLFVGKTNIICEVEKTTFKLQEKALDLFKAIGMRIRYMNPEAHDKHIAYVSHLSHISSFMLGKTVIDKERNERDIFDMAGSGFASTVRLAKSSPEMWTPIFEQNKQNVIETLEEYINNLTHFKELMKANDFDAIYKEMKNTNHIKDILKGIS, via the coding sequence ATGAAAAATATATACATAATAGGAATCGGTTTAATAGGAGGTAGTCTTGCAAAAGATATTAAAAAACTACATCCAGATGCTGTTATTCATGGTATAAGCAGAAAAGAAAGTACCTTAGATGAAGCCTTATCTTTAAATTTAATAGATAAAAAGGCAACTTTAGATGATGTTGCTAAAGCAGATTTGGTTATTATAGCTATACCTGTTGATGCTACAGTAAAAATATTACCATCGGTTTTAGATAGAATTTCAGATACAGGCTTAGTGGTCGATGCAGGATCTACAAAAGTAGATATTTGTAAAGTGGTCGAAAATCACCCAAAAAGAAGAAACTTTTTAGCCATGCACCCCATAGCAGGAACAGAATATTCGGGTCCGAGTGCCGCTATTAGTGGTTTATTTGTTGGAAAAACCAATATTATTTGCGAGGTAGAAAAAACCACGTTTAAACTTCAGGAAAAAGCATTAGACCTGTTTAAAGCTATTGGCATGCGCATTCGATACATGAATCCCGAAGCACACGATAAGCACATTGCTTACGTATCGCATTTATCGCATATAAGTTCGTTTATGTTAGGTAAAACGGTTATCGATAAAGAACGAAATGAACGCGACATTTTTGATATGGCAGGCAGTGGTTTTGCATCAACCGTGCGATTGGCAAAAAGTTCACCAGAGATGTGGACGCCAATTTTCGAGCAAAACAAACAAAATGTTATTGAAACATTAGAAGAGTATATTAATAATCTCACCCATTTTAAGGAACTTATGAAGGCCAACGATTTTGACGCCATTTATAAGGAGATGAAAAACACCAATCACATAAAAGACATTTTAAAAGGAATTAGTTAA
- the pta gene encoding phosphate acetyltransferase, with amino-acid sequence MSKGIYVATIEPNSGKSVVVLGLMRMLLGKTAKVGYFRPIIEDVESGDMDNHISTVLSHFEIDINYKKTFAFTRNEVLDLYNQGRSGEVIDEIIKKFKNLEEKFDFVLVEGTDFSHENSSIELDLNILISKNLSLPVIIVIQGDKKESKEIVDSAQLAYDTFKQSVDVLSLITNKVNIEAIDSLKTLLKERISNNTDITVIPKIHSLSSPTVKEVVTALDGKVLFGKEMQNNLIENFSVGAMQLRNYLTHLKENALVITPGDRADIILGALQANISKNYPKISGIVLTGGLIPEEPILKLIEGLSSVVPVISVNAGTYFATNSIGNIRSKIYADNTEKIATSIATFENHVDTDKFAEKLVTFKSEIFTPRMFQYNLLQRALKDKKHIVLPEGYDERVLRAAARLINAQVVNITLIGEDDKIKELVDKFDISLDLNEVNIVSPTKSEHFDDYVNTFYELRKHKNVNLEMARDAMADVSYFGTMMIYKGHADGMVSGAAHTTQHTLRPALQFIKTKPGVNIVSSIFFMCLEDRVSVFGDCAINPNPNAQELAEIAIQSAQTAANFGIDPKVAMLSYSSGASGKGADVEKVREATEIVKTKNPDLKIEGPIQYDAAVDMRIGKSKMPDSEVAGSASILIFPDLNTGNNTYKAVQRETGALAIGPVLQGLNKPVNDLSRGCTADDIYSTVIITAIQAQEE; translated from the coding sequence ATGAGTAAAGGAATTTATGTAGCAACCATCGAACCAAATAGCGGAAAATCTGTCGTTGTTCTTGGTTTAATGCGCATGCTTTTAGGAAAAACGGCTAAAGTTGGATATTTCAGACCCATCATAGAAGATGTAGAATCTGGAGACATGGACAACCATATTAGTACCGTATTATCGCACTTTGAAATTGATATCAATTATAAAAAAACCTTTGCCTTTACCAGAAATGAAGTGCTCGATCTTTATAACCAAGGACGTTCTGGTGAAGTTATTGATGAAATTATTAAGAAATTCAAAAATCTTGAAGAAAAGTTCGATTTTGTTTTAGTTGAAGGCACCGATTTTTCTCATGAAAATTCAAGTATCGAATTAGATTTAAATATTTTAATTTCGAAAAATTTAAGTTTACCTGTTATAATTGTTATTCAGGGAGACAAAAAAGAATCAAAAGAAATTGTAGATAGTGCACAACTAGCTTACGACACCTTTAAACAAAGTGTCGATGTGCTTTCGCTAATTACAAACAAGGTTAATATTGAGGCCATCGATTCTTTAAAAACGCTACTAAAAGAACGTATTAGTAACAATACCGATATTACTGTTATTCCAAAAATACATAGCTTATCGAGTCCTACGGTAAAAGAAGTTGTTACCGCTTTAGATGGCAAAGTTCTGTTTGGAAAAGAAATGCAAAACAACCTTATTGAAAATTTTAGTGTTGGCGCCATGCAATTACGAAATTACCTCACGCATTTAAAAGAAAATGCCTTGGTAATTACTCCAGGAGACCGAGCCGATATTATTTTGGGGGCACTACAGGCAAATATTTCGAAAAATTATCCTAAGATATCGGGTATTGTTTTAACGGGTGGCTTAATTCCAGAAGAGCCTATTTTAAAACTAATTGAAGGACTTTCAAGCGTTGTTCCAGTTATTAGCGTTAATGCAGGCACTTATTTTGCTACCAACAGTATTGGTAATATTCGCTCTAAAATTTATGCCGATAACACCGAAAAAATTGCAACTTCGATTGCCACTTTTGAAAACCACGTAGATACCGATAAATTCGCTGAAAAATTAGTAACCTTCAAATCTGAAATATTTACACCACGAATGTTTCAATACAACTTATTGCAACGTGCTTTAAAAGACAAAAAACACATTGTATTGCCCGAAGGCTATGACGAACGTGTACTTCGTGCTGCAGCCCGTTTAATAAATGCACAGGTTGTAAACATCACGCTTATTGGAGAAGATGACAAAATAAAAGAACTGGTCGATAAATTTGATATTTCACTAGATTTAAATGAAGTGAATATTGTTTCTCCTACCAAATCTGAGCATTTCGACGATTACGTAAATACTTTTTACGAACTAAGAAAACATAAAAACGTTAACCTAGAAATGGCACGAGATGCTATGGCAGATGTATCTTATTTTGGTACCATGATGATTTATAAAGGTCATGCCGACGGGATGGTTTCTGGTGCTGCACATACCACACAACACACCTTAAGACCGGCCCTTCAATTTATTAAAACAAAACCTGGTGTTAATATTGTTTCTTCTATTTTCTTTATGTGTTTAGAAGACCGTGTTTCTGTGTTTGGTGATTGTGCTATCAACCCAAATCCGAATGCTCAAGAATTAGCCGAAATTGCCATTCAGTCGGCGCAAACAGCCGCCAATTTTGGAATAGACCCTAAAGTCGCTATGCTTTCATATTCATCTGGAGCTTCTGGTAAAGGCGCCGATGTAGAGAAAGTGAGAGAAGCCACCGAAATTGTAAAAACTAAAAATCCTGATTTAAAAATAGAAGGTCCTATTCAATATGATGCGGCTGTAGATATGCGCATTGGTAAAAGTAAAATGCCTGATTCTGAAGTTGCTGGTAGTGCTAGCATATTAATTTTTCCCGATTTAAATACCGGAAACAACACCTATAAAGCGGTACAACGCGAAACGGGTGCCTTGGCCATTGGTCCTGTTTTACAAGGATTAAACAAACCTGTAAATGACCTGAGTCGAGGTTGTACTGCAGACGATATTTATAGCACCGTTATTATAACAGCCATTCAAGCACAAGAAGAATAA
- a CDS encoding bifunctional 3-deoxy-7-phosphoheptulonate synthase/chorismate mutase type II, whose product MENTKEMRTWLDDLKLDHPLVIAGPCSAETEEQVLKIAHELKNTDVSYFRAGIWKPRTRPGMFEGVGALGLKWLQKVKAETGMKICTEVANAAHVKLALEHDVDLLWIGARSTVSPFIMQEIADALEGTDKPVLIKNPVNPDLALWLGGIERIYKAGVKNIGAIHRGFSTYEKTKYRNNPEWQLAIEFQNKYPDIPLINDPSHITGKRDMIFDVSQTALDLNFDGLMIETHYDPENAWSDASQQVTPSTLVQIMKDLKIRKETDSEAEYNKSLETLRTQIDVIDNQIIELLGKRMKAADGIGALKKQKNVAVLQSKRWNEILGKMVLEGEAVGLSEEFVLKMFKAIHQESINHQEKILNG is encoded by the coding sequence ATGGAAAACACAAAAGAAATGAGAACCTGGTTAGATGATTTAAAATTAGATCATCCGCTAGTAATTGCAGGACCTTGTAGTGCTGAAACAGAAGAGCAAGTATTAAAAATAGCTCACGAGCTTAAAAATACAGATGTAAGTTATTTTAGAGCAGGTATTTGGAAACCAAGAACTAGACCAGGTATGTTTGAAGGCGTTGGAGCATTAGGTTTAAAATGGTTACAAAAAGTAAAAGCAGAAACCGGAATGAAAATTTGTACCGAAGTTGCTAATGCAGCTCACGTAAAATTAGCATTAGAGCATGACGTAGATTTATTATGGATTGGTGCACGTTCTACGGTGAGTCCGTTTATTATGCAAGAAATTGCCGATGCTTTAGAAGGCACAGATAAACCAGTTTTAATTAAAAACCCTGTAAATCCAGACTTAGCTTTATGGTTAGGTGGTATTGAAAGAATTTACAAAGCAGGTGTAAAAAATATTGGAGCTATTCACAGAGGGTTTTCTACTTACGAAAAAACAAAGTACAGAAACAATCCAGAATGGCAATTGGCTATCGAGTTTCAAAATAAATATCCAGACATTCCATTAATTAACGACCCGTCTCATATTACTGGAAAACGCGATATGATTTTTGATGTATCTCAAACAGCTTTAGATTTAAATTTTGATGGATTAATGATTGAAACACATTACGATCCAGAAAACGCTTGGAGTGATGCGTCTCAACAAGTAACGCCATCTACTTTGGTTCAAATTATGAAAGATTTGAAAATAAGAAAAGAAACAGATTCTGAAGCAGAATACAACAAATCTTTAGAAACTTTAAGAACTCAAATAGATGTTATTGATAACCAAATTATCGAGTTGTTAGGTAAAAGAATGAAAGCTGCCGATGGCATTGGAGCACTTAAAAAACAAAAAAATGTGGCTGTTTTACAATCGAAACGATGGAATGAAATTCTAGGTAAAATGGTACTTGAAGGCGAAGCAGTAGGTTTAAGTGAGGAGTTTGTTTTAAAAATGTTTAAAGCTATTCACCAAGAATCTATCAATCATCAAGAAAAGATTTTAAATGGTTAA
- a CDS encoding prephenate dehydratase: protein MIKTVAIQGVKGSFHHIVSKQYFAKPVETIECNTFDSLVDSLMSKECDAAVMALENSIAGSIIPNYALIDKFKLHIIGEHYLDIQHNLMVLPNQSIDDIKEVYSHPMALLQCKEFFRQYPHIKLVEDKDTAEVAQRIHEQQIKGIGAIASVTAAEIFELEILAKSIQTIKHNETRFVIVNRENAEVAENDINKASIKFEADHKRGSLATILNVMSDCKLNLTKIQSLPIIEKPWKYAFFVDVTFESYEDFKKAKTLIDIMAQGFKVLGEYKNAKL, encoded by the coding sequence TTGATTAAAACGGTAGCTATACAAGGCGTAAAAGGGTCTTTTCATCATATTGTGTCTAAACAATATTTTGCTAAACCCGTTGAAACTATAGAGTGTAATACATTCGATAGTTTGGTAGATTCTTTAATGAGTAAAGAATGTGATGCTGCTGTTATGGCGTTAGAAAACTCTATAGCAGGCTCAATTATTCCTAATTATGCTTTAATAGATAAATTTAAGCTTCATATTATTGGAGAGCATTATTTGGATATTCAGCATAACTTAATGGTTCTGCCTAATCAAAGCATAGACGATATTAAAGAAGTGTATTCGCATCCAATGGCTTTATTGCAGTGTAAGGAGTTTTTTAGACAATATCCGCACATTAAATTAGTGGAAGATAAGGATACTGCAGAAGTAGCGCAGCGCATACATGAGCAGCAAATTAAAGGCATAGGAGCGATAGCAAGTGTTACGGCTGCCGAAATTTTTGAATTAGAAATATTAGCAAAAAGCATACAAACCATAAAGCATAACGAAACACGTTTTGTTATTGTTAATCGTGAAAATGCTGAAGTAGCTGAAAATGATATCAATAAAGCTTCAATAAAATTTGAAGCAGACCATAAACGAGGTAGTTTGGCAACTATCTTAAATGTAATGAGCGATTGTAAACTTAATTTAACAAAAATACAGTCCTTACCAATAATTGAAAAGCCCTGGAAATATGCCTTTTTTGTTGATGTAACATTCGAATCTTATGAAGATTTTAAAAAAGCAAAAACCTTAATAGATATTATGGCGCAGGGATTTAAAGTGTTGGGAGAATATAAAAATGCAAAGTTATGA
- the dtd gene encoding D-aminoacyl-tRNA deacylase has translation MKIVVQRVSKASVVINNNTVASIDTGLLILLGIVDEDTQEDITWLTNKIVNLRIFGDENNVMNKSLIDVNGDAIVVSQFTLHAATKKGNRPSYIKAAKPDIAIPLYHSFLESLTKDLGKPIQSGQFAADMKVELLNDGPVTIIIDSKNRI, from the coding sequence ATGAAAATAGTTGTTCAAAGAGTTTCTAAAGCCAGCGTAGTAATAAATAATAACACGGTAGCTTCAATAGATACGGGTTTGTTAATTCTATTAGGGATAGTCGATGAAGATACCCAAGAAGATATTACTTGGCTCACAAACAAAATTGTAAATCTTCGCATTTTTGGTGATGAAAACAATGTAATGAACAAATCGTTAATAGATGTAAATGGCGATGCCATAGTTGTAAGTCAGTTTACACTGCATGCAGCCACAAAAAAAGGCAACAGACCCAGTTATATTAAAGCCGCAAAGCCAGATATTGCTATTCCTTTATACCATTCTTTTTTAGAATCGTTGACGAAAGATTTAGGAAAACCCATTCAATCCGGGCAATTTGCAGCCGATATGAAAGTTGAACTGCTTAACGATGGTCCGGTAACTATAATTATTGATTCTAAAAACAGGATATAA
- a CDS encoding acetate/propionate family kinase, whose protein sequence is MQVLVLNSGSSSLKFQLFSMPSEAILCSGLIERIGATDSKFIYKTSAETFEIETEILNHKAGLKLLASKLLDEKTGIIKSADDIAIVGHRVVHGGKHFSKTTEITADVKAKIADLSSLAPLHNPANLEGIEDAETIFKNAKQVAVFDTAFHQTIPEYAYKYAIPNAFLDKNHIRLYGFHGTSHKYVSEKAIEYLDKENSKIISIHLGNGCSMTAIKNGKSIDHSLGFSPVNGLIMGTRSGDVDPAVIFYLADKLGYTLPEINNILQKKSGMLGLTGYSDLRDIESEAAKGNRDCILALQMNVYRIKKYMGSYAAILNGLDAIIFTAGIGENSMLMRKMICEDLDFLGIRLDVYKNGIRSKDIRSIHDENSKVKILVIPTNEELEIAKQAVDLFKN, encoded by the coding sequence ATGCAAGTATTAGTTTTAAATTCGGGAAGTTCTTCCTTAAAATTTCAATTATTTTCAATGCCATCTGAAGCTATTTTATGTTCTGGTTTAATAGAACGTATAGGCGCAACAGATTCCAAATTTATTTATAAAACCAGTGCTGAAACCTTCGAAATTGAAACCGAAATTTTAAACCATAAAGCCGGTTTAAAACTTTTAGCCAGTAAGCTTTTAGATGAAAAAACTGGCATTATTAAATCGGCCGACGATATCGCCATTGTTGGACATCGTGTGGTTCATGGTGGAAAACATTTTAGTAAAACAACCGAAATAACCGCAGATGTTAAAGCTAAAATAGCCGATTTATCTTCATTAGCGCCACTGCACAATCCAGCGAATTTAGAAGGGATTGAAGATGCTGAAACCATATTTAAAAATGCAAAACAAGTAGCGGTTTTCGATACGGCATTCCATCAAACCATACCAGAATATGCTTATAAATATGCAATACCTAATGCGTTTTTAGATAAAAATCATATTCGTTTGTACGGTTTCCACGGTACCAGCCATAAATACGTTTCAGAGAAAGCGATTGAATATTTAGACAAAGAAAATTCTAAAATCATTTCAATACATCTTGGTAACGGGTGTAGCATGACGGCGATAAAAAACGGAAAAAGCATAGACCATTCTTTAGGGTTTTCTCCAGTAAACGGACTCATAATGGGCACACGTTCTGGCGATGTTGATCCTGCTGTAATTTTCTATTTAGCCGACAAATTAGGTTATACTCTACCCGAAATTAACAACATTCTTCAGAAAAAAAGCGGTATGCTTGGACTTACCGGGTATAGTGACTTAAGAGACATTGAAAGCGAAGCGGCGAAAGGAAACAGAGATTGTATTCTGGCACTTCAAATGAATGTGTACCGCATTAAAAAATACATGGGCAGTTATGCGGCTATTTTAAATGGCTTAGATGCTATTATTTTCACGGCTGGTATTGGAGAAAACTCGATGCTTATGCGAAAAATGATTTGTGAAGATTTAGATTTTCTAGGCATTAGGTTGGATGTTTACAAAAACGGTATTCGTTCTAAAGACATTAGATCCATTCACGACGAAAATTCTAAAGTAAAAATATTGGTTATACCAACTAACGAAGAGTTAGAGATAGCTAAACAAGCGGTCGATCTATTTAAAAATTAA
- a CDS encoding pyridoxal phosphate-dependent aminotransferase has product MIEPANRLQTVEEYYFSKKLREVGQLLAAGKPIINLGIGSPDMQPPANVVEALKAGLSNPNAHKYQSYQGLPELRDAMAGFYKEHFSVDLNPQNEVLPLMGSKEGIMHISMAYLNEGDEVLIPNPGYPTYQSVTNLVGAKPVFYELDETNNWLPDFEAIEALDLSQVKLMWVNYPHMPTGAQPSENLFKDLVAFGKKHNILIVNDNPYSFILSNNPTSILGVEGAKDVCLELNSLSKTFNMAGWRVGMLVGDSTHINHVLKVKSNMDSGMLYSIQKGAVEALKSSSDWYDALNKVYKERRDLAWKLADALNCTYDKNATGLFVWAKLPEGINAEAFIDEILYNKHVFITPGIIFGTKGAGYIRFSLCASTEVFQESINRIKL; this is encoded by the coding sequence ATGATTGAACCAGCTAACAGATTGCAAACCGTTGAAGAATACTACTTCTCTAAAAAGTTAAGAGAAGTTGGACAGCTTTTAGCAGCCGGTAAGCCTATTATAAATTTAGGGATTGGTAGCCCAGATATGCAACCACCAGCAAACGTGGTAGAGGCATTAAAGGCTGGTTTATCAAATCCTAATGCGCATAAATACCAGAGTTATCAAGGGCTTCCGGAATTAAGAGACGCCATGGCGGGATTCTATAAAGAGCATTTTTCGGTAGACTTAAACCCTCAAAACGAGGTGCTGCCGTTAATGGGAAGTAAAGAAGGTATTATGCATATTTCTATGGCATATTTAAATGAAGGTGACGAGGTGTTAATTCCCAATCCAGGATACCCAACCTATCAATCGGTTACCAATTTAGTAGGTGCAAAACCTGTTTTTTACGAGTTAGACGAAACTAATAATTGGTTGCCAGATTTCGAGGCCATCGAAGCTTTAGATTTGAGTCAGGTAAAATTAATGTGGGTAAATTATCCACATATGCCAACGGGAGCACAGCCCAGCGAAAATTTATTTAAAGATTTAGTAGCCTTTGGTAAAAAGCATAATATTTTAATAGTAAATGATAATCCGTACAGCTTTATTTTAAGCAACAATCCTACAAGTATTTTAGGGGTTGAAGGCGCTAAAGATGTGTGTTTAGAGTTAAATTCGCTTAGTAAAACCTTCAATATGGCTGGGTGGCGCGTTGGTATGTTGGTAGGCGATAGTACTCATATAAATCATGTGTTAAAAGTAAAAAGCAACATGGATTCTGGAATGCTTTATAGCATCCAAAAAGGGGCTGTTGAAGCTTTAAAAAGTTCAAGCGACTGGTACGATGCCCTTAATAAAGTATATAAAGAACGTCGTGATTTAGCCTGGAAACTGGCAGACGCTTTAAACTGTACTTACGATAAAAATGCAACCGGACTTTTTGTTTGGGCTAAATTACCAGAAGGTATTAATGCAGAGGCGTTTATAGATGAGATACTTTACAACAAACACGTGTTTATAACGCCAGGAATTATTTTCGGAACCAAAGGAGCAGGCTACATTCGTTTTTCATTGTGTGCTTCAACAGAGGTGTTCCAGGAATCAATTAACAGAATAAAATTATAG